Proteins encoded together in one Streptomyces umbrinus window:
- a CDS encoding WXG100 family type VII secretion target — translation MAGGKDADITYDEMHKAATKLTDAKDKIDEKLDALERYIQGLVKDGYTTRKGSQAFEDSFTEFKKGAKDTIEGLTGMSKFLTSAAKAYQDLDDELAKGVKG, via the coding sequence ATGGCCGGCGGCAAAGACGCAGATATCACTTATGACGAGATGCACAAGGCGGCTACCAAGCTGACCGACGCCAAGGACAAGATCGACGAGAAGCTCGACGCCCTTGAGCGCTACATCCAGGGCCTCGTCAAGGACGGTTACACCACCCGCAAGGGCTCGCAGGCCTTCGAGGACTCCTTCACCGAGTTCAAGAAGGGCGCGAAGGACACGATCGAGGGCCTGACCGGCATGTCCAAGTTCCTGACCAGCGCCGCGAAGGCGTACCAGGACCTGGACGACGAGCTGGCCAAGGGTGTCAAGGGCTGA